A single genomic interval of Amycolatopsis albispora harbors:
- a CDS encoding acyl-CoA dehydrogenase family protein has translation MSATPDPRDFLDLDAELTGEERDIRDAVREYAAEQLAPNVAGWYETGALPAAELAKGFGQLGLLGMHLEGYGCAGTSAMAYGIACRELEAVDSGLRSFVSVQGSLAMYAIHRWGSEEQKAEWLPRMATGEALGCFGLTEPDAGSDPGSMRTRAVRDGSDWVLDGTKMWITNGTVAEVAVVWAQTEDGIRGFVVPTSTPGFTANEVKHKLSLRASLTAELVLEGVRLPASAAFPEVRGLRGPLSCLNEARYGILFGVVGAARACYESALDYTLSRTQFGKPLAGFQLTQRKLADLLVEVNRAGLIAMRIGRLKDAGSLHHHHVSFGKLSNVRSALEVARTARSMLGANGISLEYPVMRHMANLETVLTYEGTEEMHALTLGQSVTKLAAFR, from the coding sequence ATGAGCGCTACTCCCGATCCCCGCGACTTCCTCGATCTCGACGCCGAGCTGACCGGTGAGGAGCGGGACATCCGCGACGCCGTGCGCGAGTACGCGGCCGAGCAGCTCGCCCCGAACGTGGCCGGCTGGTACGAAACGGGCGCGCTGCCCGCCGCCGAGCTGGCGAAGGGCTTCGGGCAGCTGGGCCTGCTCGGCATGCACCTGGAGGGCTACGGCTGCGCCGGCACCAGCGCGATGGCCTACGGCATCGCCTGCCGCGAGCTGGAGGCGGTCGACTCGGGGCTGCGCAGTTTCGTTTCGGTGCAGGGTTCGCTGGCGATGTACGCGATCCACCGCTGGGGCTCCGAGGAGCAGAAGGCGGAGTGGCTGCCGCGCATGGCCACCGGGGAGGCGCTCGGCTGCTTCGGGCTGACCGAGCCGGACGCGGGCAGCGATCCCGGCAGCATGCGCACGCGCGCGGTGCGCGACGGCTCGGACTGGGTGCTCGACGGCACCAAGATGTGGATCACCAACGGCACGGTGGCCGAGGTCGCGGTGGTCTGGGCGCAGACCGAGGACGGCATCCGCGGGTTCGTGGTGCCGACCTCGACGCCGGGCTTCACCGCGAACGAGGTCAAGCACAAGCTGTCGCTGCGTGCGTCACTCACCGCGGAGCTGGTGCTCGAAGGCGTGCGCCTGCCGGCGTCGGCCGCGTTCCCCGAGGTGCGCGGCCTCCGCGGCCCGCTGAGCTGCCTGAACGAGGCGCGCTACGGCATCCTGTTCGGTGTGGTCGGCGCGGCCCGCGCCTGCTACGAGTCGGCGCTGGACTACACCCTGTCCCGCACGCAGTTCGGCAAGCCGCTGGCCGGGTTCCAGCTGACCCAGCGCAAGCTGGCCGACCTGCTGGTGGAGGTGAACCGGGCCGGGCTGATCGCGATGCGGATCGGCAGGCTCAAGGACGCCGGTTCGCTGCACCACCACCACGTGAGCTTCGGGAAGCTGTCGAACGTGCGGTCGGCGCTGGAGGTGGCGCGCACCGCCCGGTCGATGCTCGGCGCGAACGGCATTTCGCTGGAGTACCCGGTGATGCGGCACATGGCGAACCTGGAGACCGTGCTCACCTACGAGGGCACCGAGGAGATGCACGCGCTCACGCTGGGCCAGTCGGTGACGAAGCTGGCCGCCTTCCGCTGA
- a CDS encoding roadblock/LC7 domain-containing protein, whose amino-acid sequence MTGAQPEGTSQPSTLANGGFAWLITDFVRRVPGAAHAVVVSADGLMLAHSRGLPKDKADQLAAVASGLTSLARGASKIFEGGTVAQTVVEMANGFMFLMSVSDGSCLAVLGAPDSDIGLVVYEMTLLVDRVGKQLTPAQRAQLRGASGPRPVASL is encoded by the coding sequence GTGACAGGGGCGCAGCCGGAAGGCACAAGCCAGCCGAGCACGCTGGCGAACGGTGGGTTCGCCTGGTTGATCACGGATTTCGTCCGGCGCGTGCCCGGGGCCGCGCACGCGGTGGTGGTCTCCGCGGACGGGCTGATGCTGGCGCACTCCCGCGGGCTGCCCAAGGACAAGGCCGATCAGCTGGCCGCGGTCGCGTCGGGGCTGACCAGCCTCGCGCGGGGCGCGTCGAAGATCTTCGAGGGCGGCACGGTCGCGCAGACCGTGGTCGAAATGGCCAACGGGTTCATGTTCCTGATGTCGGTGTCCGACGGTTCGTGCCTGGCCGTGCTGGGCGCGCCGGACAGCGACATCGGGCTGGTGGTCTACGAGATGACCCTGCTGGTGGACCGGGTCGGCAAGCAGCTGACCCCGGCCCAGCGCGCCCAGCTGCGTGGCGCGAGCGGCCCCCGGCCGGTCGCTTCCCTGTAG
- a CDS encoding GTP-binding protein translates to MNAPRPSSGPTSSAKIVVAGGFGSGKTTLVGAISEIDPLTTEASMTEAGAGVDDISATPNKTTTTVAMDFGRITLDSDIVLYVFGTPGQHRFWFMWDDLALGAIGAVVLIDTRRLADAFPSIDFFENRKLPYVVAINCFDRLLHHQIEDVRHALTISPSVPIMACDARDRESAKQVLISVVQHAIQHDSARRAG, encoded by the coding sequence GTGAACGCACCACGCCCGTCCAGCGGGCCGACCTCATCGGCGAAGATCGTGGTCGCCGGTGGGTTCGGCTCGGGCAAGACCACCCTGGTGGGGGCGATCTCCGAGATCGACCCGCTGACCACCGAGGCGTCGATGACCGAGGCAGGCGCCGGGGTGGACGACATCTCGGCCACGCCCAACAAGACCACCACCACGGTGGCCATGGACTTCGGCCGGATCACCCTGGACTCGGACATCGTGCTCTACGTGTTCGGCACGCCGGGCCAGCACCGGTTCTGGTTCATGTGGGACGACCTGGCACTCGGCGCGATCGGCGCGGTCGTGCTGATCGACACGCGGCGGCTCGCCGACGCCTTCCCGTCGATCGACTTCTTCGAGAACCGGAAGCTGCCGTACGTGGTCGCGATCAACTGCTTCGACCGCCTGCTGCACCACCAGATCGAGGACGTCCGGCACGCGCTGACCATCTCGCCGTCAGTGCCGATCATGGCCTGTGACGCACGCGACCGGGAGTCGGCCAAGCAGGTGCTGATCTCCGTGGTGCAGCACGCCATCCAGCACGATTCGGCCCGCCGCGCCGGGTAG